In Spirochaeta lutea, a single window of DNA contains:
- a CDS encoding helix-turn-helix domain-containing protein, whose product MELKLYSVSELSTILKLHPKTILRFINEGKIQARKIGRSWMVSEDDLKRYCHSELSSEPAQVLVPNYDTIGERISVSAVVEISEQNSEEATRISNSLNALLNSEKESNGKSRFDFFYYPEIQKAKYVFYGSPGFIGRVLRSFDVLCRKQGEYYE is encoded by the coding sequence ATGGAGCTAAAACTATACTCGGTTTCAGAGTTATCAACCATACTAAAGCTGCATCCGAAAACCATTTTGCGGTTCATCAATGAAGGAAAGATACAAGCCCGGAAAATTGGTCGTTCCTGGATGGTCAGCGAAGATGACCTGAAGAGGTATTGTCACAGTGAGCTGTCAAGCGAACCAGCTCAGGTGCTTGTACCCAATTACGATACCATTGGAGAACGGATAAGTGTTTCAGCTGTTGTTGAAATCTCTGAACAGAATTCTGAAGAGGCGACAAGAATATCTAACTCCTTGAATGCTTTGCTGAATAGTGAAAAAGAAAGTAATGGAAAATCACGGTTTGACTTTTTCTATTATCCCGAGATTCAGAAGGCAAAGTATGTGTTTTACGGAAGCCCCGGATTCATCGGGAGGGTCTTACGCTCATTTGATGTATTATGCCGTAAACAGGGAGAATACTATGAATAA
- a CDS encoding GNAT family N-acetyltransferase, whose amino-acid sequence MSTRATERFRNSFIPEQTTVVMRGEEILGFYMVTLGEQKLFLNHLYIDPKFQGRGIGTKLLNHAKQIALVNNTGIELEALKERRSNSFYSSNGFVKIGESEFDNLYRWKES is encoded by the coding sequence ATTTCCACCAGGGCAACTGAGCGGTTTAGAAACAGTTTTATTCCAGAACAGACAACTGTTGTCATGCGAGGGGAAGAAATCCTTGGTTTTTATATGGTAACTCTCGGTGAACAAAAACTCTTCCTAAATCATCTTTATATTGATCCCAAATTCCAGGGTAGGGGAATTGGAACAAAGTTGCTTAATCACGCAAAGCAGATCGCACTGGTTAATAACACGGGAATAGAACTTGAAGCGTTGAAGGAAAGACGCAGTAATTCCTTTTACAGTTCAAATGGTTTTGTCAAGATTGGCGAGTCAGAATTTGACAATCTATACCGTTGGAAAGAATCATAG